In Tachysurus fulvidraco isolate hzauxx_2018 chromosome 1, HZAU_PFXX_2.0, whole genome shotgun sequence, a single window of DNA contains:
- the LOC125138506 gene encoding uncharacterized protein LOC125138506 has product MPRTHSARMPQASPLSNACWGSSRPCSHGRTSLTTYHQWMPGTGRATGSGSQHTPSCAGRSATPAGTLTLGVPRFIGPFRISRQISDVSYRLELPSRYRIHPTFHVSLLKPCASPVSRPPGDPVAPVQPEVVAQPGVYAVREVLDSRRHLVYWEGYGSEDRSWVARRDVLDPSLLTEFHAAHPRRPAPRARGRPRRRVRASGSTPGGGGGVRELSDSAPVRASPARSGSPAY; this is encoded by the exons ATGCCCAGAACTCACTCCGCCAGGATGCCACAGGCCTCACCCCTTTCCAATGCGTGCTGGGGTTCCAGCCGCCCCTGTTCCCATGGTCGGACGAGCCTAACGACGTACCATCAGTGGATGCCTGGTACCGGGAGAGCCACCGGATCTGGGAGTCAGCACACACCCAGCTGCGCCGGGCGCTCCGCAACACCCGCCGGCACGCTGACGCTCGGCGTC CCCAGGTTCATTGGGCCTTTCAGGATCTCCAGGCAGATCAGCGACGTTTCATACCGGCTGGAGCTGCCGTCCAGGTATCGCATACACCCCACTTTTCACGTGTCCCTGCTTAAACCTTGTGCCTCACCTGTCTCTCGCCCTCCAGGTGACCCCGTGGCGCCCGTCCAGCCGGAAGTCGTGGCTCAGCCTGGCGTCTACGCAGTGCGGGAAGTCCTGGACTCCAGAAGGCACCTGGTATACTGGGAGGGTTACGGCTCGGAGGATCGGTCATGGGTGGCCCGGCGGGACGTGCTGGACCCAAGTCTGCTGACGGAGTTCCATGCTGCCCACCCACGCCGCCCAGCGCCCAGGGCTAGGGGTCGTCCTCGTCGCAGGGTCAGGGCGTCCGGTTCCACCCCTGGAGGAGGGGGTGGTGTCAGGGAGCTCTCTGACTCTGCTCCCGTGCGTGCCTCGCCCGCACGGAGCGGCTCGCCTGCTTACTGA